One window of Amaranthus tricolor cultivar Red isolate AtriRed21 chromosome 13, ASM2621246v1, whole genome shotgun sequence genomic DNA carries:
- the LOC130797805 gene encoding disease resistance protein RPM1-like, which yields MALAIPIPEKLLNFLLEKVAPIIKTETQKILSVPELVDGIKNEMEIAKDFLKKTEERVDKADDRTKKRVGELRGLVFMVEDVLDDYKILGQQQYNNQYEENNNGCIMGIRELLHGSNTAVVGFKGKHGLACKIVRIKNAMDKLKGNGKNYEDLICTQVRESDSEDEMEEENGRRKKLHDPGYRPLYKDEEELVGFNERKKEIIHKLDLEKIKYDKGQFVLAVWGPPGVGKTTLARKVYEDEEVRKYFSCYAWTTATKPYKRVDLLKCLFKQFINCSKSRKTSLVNPISVQDVQNLENNEVVITDRLRTYLIENHASDRYLVVIDNVSDKGELSRIIKAAFIPSISNGGRLLITTKSEGIANYWKTSSFHGEVHGLQALSKEDAEILFNKKTFGNQEKCPWKLESLKDTIVEECDGLPFLIERVGEVFSTTQKWIELYHDFQINPLSPRAKRFLLSSYYEMPYHLKPCFLYLCMFPKGSKLDRMTIARLWIAEGFVQAKEHNTVEEAAEEYLNELVERGMLRLLESDETGRRRKFRVPNMWQHIMLPKLADLRFCQVLPQNMFSTNSQCRRLSVHSDLQDTVISSNVRSILSFAHPEKFPIVWPVPLQDSAFRLKVLDLQKAEFTEIPIVVGNLHNLRYLCLRNTAVKQLPNTIGGLWNLQTLDLKQTSVMELPEEIKRLHKLRHLLAGRYEDINKVPVKIKEKTLHNFKELQKLVFVDGSADHLVTDLCELTQLRRLGIAKLKASLAETFYVALENMTELRSLSITMEKDDDVLNLQNVKNPPQFLERLYLVGRLKDNELPIWIGNLAHLVRIKLKNSQLKKDPLGTLKTTKDLLVLELDNTYDGKVLDFGYRGFRKLHVLRIQQLHNLKIIKAGVNALCELQKAEYHDCPTLKDIEIPDQIQKVLKEI from the exons ATGGCTCTAGCAATACCAATACCAGAAAAGTTGCTAAACTTTCTGTTAGAAAAGGTTGCTCCAATCATTAAGACAGAGACTCAAAAAATCTTGAGTGTTCCAGAGCTAGTTGATGGCATTAAAAATGAAATGGAAATTGCTAAAGATTTCCTCAAAAAAACAGAAGAAAGAGTGGATAAAGCAGATGATCGAACAAAGAAACGCGTTGGAGAGTTAAGAGGATTGGTGTTTATGGTCGAGGATGTCTTAGACGACTACAAGATACTAGGTCAGCAGCAATACAACAATCAATACGAAGAGAACAATAATGGGTGCATCATGGGTATTCGGGAGTTGTTACATGGTAGTAACACAGCTGTTGTAGGTTTCAAAGGTAAACATGGGCTTGCTTGCAAGATTGTGAGGATTAAGAACGCAATGGACAAACTAAAAGGAAATGGAAAAAACTACGAGGACCTGATTTGCACTCAGGTGCGAGAGTCAGATTCCGAGGATGAGATGGAGGAGGAAAATGGTCGAAGAAAGAAATTGCACGACCCTGGATATCGACCACTCTATAAGGACGAAGAAGAACTTGTGGGATTTAATGAGCGAAAGAAGGAAATAATACACAAGTTAGATTTGGAGAAGATTAAGTATGACAAAGGACAATTTGTGCTTGCAGTTTGGGGTCCGCCTGGTGTAGGAAAGACAACTCTTGCTCGGAAAGTATATGAAGATGAGGAAGTAAGGAAGTATTTCTCATGCTATGCTTGGACCACAGCAACCAAACCTTATAAGCGAGTCGATCTACTTAAGTGCTTGTTTAAGCAATTCATTAACTGttcaaaatcaagaaaaacttcCTTAGTTAATCCTATATCTGTGCAAGATGTGCAAAATTTGGAGAACAACGAGGTGGTAATCACTGATCGTTTGAGGACTTACCTCATAGAAAACCATGCCTCTGATAG GTACTTGGTGGTTATTGACAATGTCTCGGATAAAGGAGAGTTGTCAAGGATCATAAAGGCAGCTTTCATACCGAGTATCAGCAACGGTGGTAGATTATTGATAACCACAAAGAGTGAAGGCATCGCTAATTATTGGAAGACTTCATCTTTCCATGGAGAAGTCCACGGCTTGCAAGCTTTGTCTAAAGAAGATGCGGAAATTCTGTTCAATAAAAAGACTTTTGGTAACCAAGAAAAATGCCCTTGGAAGCTAGAAAGCTTAAAGGATACAATTGTGGAGGAATGCGATGGTTTACCCTTCTTAATTGAGAGAGTAGGGGAAGTGTTCTCAACTACCCAGAAGTGGATTGAGTTGTATCATGATTTTCAAATCAATCCTCTTTCGCCAAGGGCCAAGAGATTTCTACTCTCAAGCTACTATGAGATGCCTTATCATCTCAAGCCTTGTTTCTTGTATTTGTGCATGTTTCCTAAAGGTTCCAAATTAGATAGAATGACTATTGCTCGTCTATGGATTGCTGAGGGTTTTGTTCAAGCTAAAGAACACAACACTGTGGAAGAAGCCGCTGAAGAATATCTCAACGAACTTGTTGAAAGAG GTATGCTTCGTCTTTTGGAGAGCGACGAAACAGGAAGAAGAAGGAAATTTCGAGTTCCTAATATGTGGCAACATATAATGCTCCCGAAATTGGCTGATCTACGTTTTTGTCAAGTACTGCCACAAAACATGTTTAGTACAAATAGTCAATGCCGAAGGTTATCAGTTCACAGTGATCTCCAAGACACCGTCATTTCTTCTAATGTTCGTTCTATTCTTTCGTTTGCTCATCCTGAGAAGTTTCCAATTGTATGGCCAGTGCCACTCCAGGATTCTGCCTTTCGATTAAAAGTCCTTGACCTTCAAAAGGCCGAGTTTACTGAAATCCCAATAGTAGTAGGAAATCTACACAACTTACGTTATCTATGCTTGAGGAACACCGCAGTTAAGCAACTTCCAAACACTATAGGCGGACTTTGGAACCTGCAAACTTTAGATCTGAAGCAAACTTCCGTTATGGAATTACCAGAAGAAATAAAACGTCTTCACAAGCTGCGACATCTTCTAGCAGGCCGCTATGAAGATATAAACAAGGTACCCGTGAAAATCAAAGAGAAGACGTTACACAACTTCAAGGAGCTCCAAAAGCTTGTGTTTGTTGATGGCAGTGCAGACCATTTAGTTACGGACTTGTGTGAATTAACGCAATTGCGAAGGCTGGGTATTGCGAAACTGAAGGCAAGCCTCGCAGAAACCTTTTACGTGGCTTTGGAAAACATGACCGAGCTTCGATCATTGAGCATAACCATGGAGAAGGATGACGATGTTCTGAACCTACAGAATGTAAAAAATCCTCCTCAATTTCTGGAACGTCTTTACTTAGTGGGGCGTTTGAAGGATAATGAGTTGCCAATATGGATAGGTAACCTCGCTCATTTAGTAAGAATAAAGTTAAAGAACTCGCAATTGAAAAAAGATCCATTGGGAACGCTAAAAACTACGAAAGATTTGCTAGTGCTTGAACTAGATAACACTTATGATGGTAAGGTATTAGATTTTGGTTACAGGGGATTCAGGAAACTACACGTTTTGCGCATCCAACAATTGCacaatttgaaaatcataaaggCTGGAGTTAACGCTTTGTGTGAACTTCAAAAAGCTGAATATCATGATTGCCCAACATTGAAAGATATCGAGATCCCAGATCAAATACAAAAAGTTCTCAAAGAAATTTAA